Proteins from a single region of Aureibacter tunicatorum:
- a CDS encoding TonB-dependent receptor, with translation MKYIYLSILMCLLGQASYAQFEVKGRVADLETEEPLIGVSVYYDSLGQKSGVMTDLYGNFTIQVPNREILLHFVMMGYDNKEMRSKNSSLVLMKASSIGLQEVLVTGNRDERRRDELPMAISKIGSDDIDKFKPNSLDQVLNTIPGVHMVDLGNEQHMMSIRQPISTKSLFLYLEDGLPIRPTGNFNHNAMLEMDMAMMDRIEVVRGPASSIYGSEAIGGAINLITTKPTHSPEARFGVRISDQGYARTDFKATGTQGRLGVAIGGYLARQKDGYREYSDMEKNAITANLTYALSNKTDVSAGMTWVDYRADMAGSIDSAGFFANEFKSLHRFTERDVNALRVKTRVDHRWSESGKTSFTFQYRNNTTDQIPSYRLSPRHNNGEINSNSFSSYVGLIQHTQEFNLLQGAILTGGVSFDNSPMAYEAYLIKVNKSEDGIFESYEETDSLLTDYEVDVRNMAAYTNFELKFTSRLQVSLGLRLDRFVYDYRNFLSKESFSGAPNSKDVFRSFSPRVGVIYNFTNDFGMFGNYSRGFVPPSVGELYRGVKVPELKPAKFDNFELGGWRSFLSNKLILDFAMYAMIGHDEIISVRLEDDSFINRNAGKTLHYGLEYSVKYKPVEQLALRASGSNSVHRYMEYVEKGNDFGWNEMPGAPSWIFNAGIDYRPVIVKGLKFSFEWQRVSSYFMDQENSEEYEGYNLLNARASYTFKFVEVWGNIMNITDELYATRASLSYGRKQYTPGLPRTFQVGLNINVGKRKRL, from the coding sequence ATGAAATACATATATCTAAGCATACTTATGTGTTTGCTTGGGCAGGCATCCTATGCCCAATTTGAAGTGAAAGGAAGAGTCGCTGATTTGGAAACAGAAGAGCCATTAATTGGTGTTAGTGTGTATTATGATAGTTTAGGCCAAAAGTCTGGAGTTATGACTGACTTGTATGGCAACTTTACTATTCAAGTTCCAAATCGGGAGATTTTGCTTCACTTTGTTATGATGGGCTATGACAACAAGGAAATGAGGTCTAAAAATTCATCATTGGTATTGATGAAAGCTTCTAGCATCGGATTACAAGAGGTTCTTGTAACAGGAAATAGAGATGAGAGAAGAAGAGATGAGTTGCCTATGGCGATTTCAAAGATCGGAAGCGATGATATTGATAAGTTCAAGCCTAATTCTTTGGATCAGGTTTTGAATACTATTCCAGGTGTTCATATGGTGGATTTAGGGAATGAACAGCATATGATGTCCATTCGTCAGCCTATTTCAACGAAAAGTTTATTTTTATACCTTGAAGATGGCCTTCCAATTCGACCGACAGGTAATTTTAATCACAATGCAATGCTTGAGATGGATATGGCGATGATGGATAGAATAGAAGTAGTCAGAGGTCCTGCTTCATCTATTTACGGAAGCGAAGCGATAGGTGGGGCGATCAACTTGATTACGACAAAACCAACGCATTCGCCAGAAGCAAGATTTGGCGTGAGAATATCAGATCAAGGGTATGCAAGAACGGACTTTAAGGCTACAGGAACTCAAGGAAGACTTGGTGTTGCTATTGGAGGATATCTTGCGAGACAAAAAGATGGATACCGTGAGTATAGTGACATGGAGAAAAACGCGATTACTGCTAATTTAACTTATGCGTTATCTAATAAAACGGATGTTTCAGCGGGAATGACTTGGGTGGATTATAGAGCGGATATGGCTGGTTCGATAGATAGTGCTGGGTTTTTCGCTAATGAATTCAAGAGCCTTCATAGATTTACAGAAAGAGATGTAAATGCATTAAGAGTGAAAACAAGAGTAGATCATCGTTGGAGCGAGTCTGGGAAAACATCTTTTACTTTTCAATACAGAAACAATACAACGGATCAAATTCCATCTTATAGATTAAGTCCTAGACATAATAATGGAGAGATAAATAGTAATAGCTTTAGTAGTTATGTCGGTTTGATTCAACACACTCAGGAATTTAATCTATTGCAGGGCGCGATTTTGACTGGTGGGGTGAGTTTTGATAATTCTCCTATGGCTTACGAAGCCTATTTGATTAAAGTTAATAAGTCAGAGGATGGAATTTTCGAGAGTTATGAGGAGACAGATTCTTTATTGACAGATTATGAAGTGGATGTGAGAAATATGGCGGCTTATACCAATTTTGAGTTGAAATTTACAAGCCGGTTGCAAGTTTCTTTAGGTCTTAGGTTGGATCGCTTTGTGTATGATTATAGAAATTTTCTTTCTAAGGAGTCATTTTCCGGAGCGCCAAATTCGAAAGATGTTTTTAGAAGCTTTTCTCCTAGAGTGGGGGTTATTTATAATTTCACAAATGATTTCGGAATGTTTGGGAACTACAGCAGAGGATTTGTTCCTCCTTCTGTGGGTGAGTTGTATAGAGGGGTGAAAGTGCCTGAGCTAAAGCCTGCAAAATTTGATAATTTTGAACTTGGTGGCTGGCGCTCTTTCCTATCCAATAAATTGATTCTGGATTTTGCAATGTATGCAATGATTGGCCATGATGAGATCATATCCGTAAGGCTGGAAGATGACTCTTTTATCAATAGAAATGCTGGTAAAACGCTTCATTATGGGCTAGAGTATAGTGTGAAATACAAGCCTGTAGAACAATTAGCCTTGAGAGCGAGTGGTAGCAATTCTGTGCACAGGTATATGGAGTATGTGGAAAAAGGAAATGACTTTGGATGGAATGAAATGCCTGGCGCTCCTAGTTGGATCTTTAATGCGGGGATAGATTATCGACCTGTAATTGTAAAAGGGCTTAAGTTTAGTTTTGAGTGGCAGAGAGTAAGTTCGTATTTCATGGATCAGGAGAATTCGGAAGAATATGAAGGATATAATTTGTTGAATGCCAGAGCTTCTTATACGTTTAAATTTGTTGAAGTATGGGGAAACATTATGAATATTACGGATGAGTTGTATGCTACGAGAGCTTCATTGAGTTATGGAAGAAAGCAATACACCCCTGGGTTGCCTAGAACCTTTCAAGTAGGGCTGAATATAAATGTAGGCAAAAGAAAAAGATTGTAG